In Chiroxiphia lanceolata isolate bChiLan1 chromosome 2, bChiLan1.pri, whole genome shotgun sequence, a single genomic region encodes these proteins:
- the NCK2 gene encoding cytoplasmic protein NCK2, with product MTEEVIVIAKWDYTAQQDQELDIKKNERLWLLDDSKTWWRVRNAANKTGYVPSNYVERKNSLKKGSLVKNLKDTLGLGKTKRKTSARDASPTPSTDAEYPSNGSSADRIYDLNIPAYVKFAYVAEREDELSLVKGSRVIVMEKCSDGWWRGSYNGQIGWFPSNYVVEEVEEATADSPSFLSLRKGASMSNGQGTKVLHIVQTLYPFSSVTEEELNFEKGETMEVIEKPENDPEWWKCKNSRGQIGLVPKNYVVIISDGPTINTSHPPQISYTGPSSTGRFAGREWYYGNVTRHQAECALNERGVEGDFLVRDSESSPSDFSVSLKASGKNKHFKVQLVDNVYCIGQRRFNTMDELVEHYKKAPIFTSEHGEKLYLVKALQ from the exons ATGACAGAAGAAGTTATTGTTATTGCAAAGTGGGATTACACTGCACAGCAGGACCAAGAACTTGACATCAAGAAAAATGAGCGTCTTTGGCTATTAGATGATTCTAAGACATGGTGGAGGGTAAGAAACGCGGCCAACAAAACGGGATATGTGCCATCAAATTatgtggagagaaaaaacagcttgAAGAAAGGTTCTCTGGTTAAAAATCTAAAAGACACATTGG GCTTGGGAAAAACCAAGAGAAAGACAAGTGCGAGAGATGCCTCACCCACTCCCAGCACAGACGCGGAATACCCATCCAACGGCAGCAGCGCCGACCGGATTTACGATCTTAACATTCCAGCCTACGTGAAATTTGCCTATGTTGCAGAGAGGGAGGATGAACTGTCCCTTGTTAAAGGATCACGAGTGATTGTCATGGAGAAGTGCAGCGACGGCTGGTGGAGAGGTAGCTACAACGGACAGATCGGCTGGTTTCCTTCGAACTATGTGGTAGAGGAGGTTGAGGAGGCAACTGCAGATTCacccagctttctcagcctaAGGAAAGGCGCTTCCATGAGTAACGGCCAGGGCACCAAAGTACTCCACATTGTTCAGACACTGTATCCATTCAGCTCCGTCACAGAAGAAGAGCTCAACTTTGAAAAGGGGGAAACGATGGAAGTCATTGAAAAGCCTGAAAATGACCCAGAATGGTGGAAATGTAAAAATTCCAGAGGGCAAATTGGTCTTGTTCCTAAAAACTATGTAGTAATCATTAGTGATGGTCCTACCATTAACACTTCTCATCCACCTCAGATAAGCTACACGGGACCATCTTCTACAGGACGGTTTGCTGGAAGAGAATGGTATTATGGGAACGTTACCCGACACCAAGCAGAATGTGCCCTGAACGAAAGGGGAGTGGAAGGAGATTTCCTTGTTAGAGACAGTGAATCTTCG CCCAGTGACTTCTCAGTATCTCTAAAGGCGTCGGGGAAGAACAAACATTTCAAGGTGCAGCTCGTGGACAATGTCTATTGTATTGGGCAGCGACGCTTTAATACTATGGATGAGTTGGTGGAACACTACAAAAAGGCTCCCATCTTCACCAGTGAACACGGGGAAAAGCTATATCTTGTGAAAGCACTTCAGTGA